Proteins co-encoded in one Bremerella sp. TYQ1 genomic window:
- a CDS encoding DUF4198 domain-containing protein, producing the protein MLRSFVPAIALLMCVPLSAFAHKVWLLPSQTVLSGAEPLVTVDAAVSNDLFYFNHFPLQLTNLAVTAPDGSKVEAENQATLRYRSVFDVPLKQEGTYRIAIDNHGLFGSWEENGERRRWRGTPESFAKEVPSNATNLKVSESIGRIETYVTNGGPTEKVFESTGKGIELVPITHPNDLYAGEKGTFRFLVDGKPMAGLKVEVIRGGTRYRDAQEDQHVETNAQGEFTVEWKEPGMYWLETSFQDENTTITQAQNRRLSYAATFEVLPQ; encoded by the coding sequence ATGCTTCGCTCATTTGTTCCGGCGATCGCTTTGCTGATGTGCGTACCACTGTCGGCGTTCGCTCACAAAGTTTGGTTGTTGCCATCCCAAACGGTTCTCTCTGGTGCCGAACCGCTCGTTACCGTCGACGCGGCCGTTTCCAATGACTTGTTCTACTTCAATCACTTCCCACTGCAGCTTACCAATTTGGCCGTGACGGCACCTGATGGTTCCAAGGTCGAAGCTGAAAATCAAGCCACTTTGCGATATCGCAGCGTGTTCGATGTTCCTCTGAAGCAGGAAGGGACTTACCGCATTGCGATCGATAACCATGGCTTGTTCGGAAGCTGGGAAGAAAATGGCGAACGTCGCCGTTGGCGCGGCACACCTGAATCTTTTGCAAAAGAAGTTCCTTCCAACGCGACGAATCTAAAAGTTTCGGAGAGTATCGGACGCATTGAAACGTATGTGACCAATGGTGGACCAACGGAAAAAGTCTTCGAGTCAACCGGCAAAGGTATCGAGTTGGTTCCTATCACCCATCCGAACGACCTGTACGCTGGCGAAAAGGGGACGTTCCGTTTCCTGGTAGACGGTAAGCCAATGGCTGGTCTCAAAGTTGAAGTCATTCGCGGTGGAACGCGCTATCGCGACGCCCAAGAGGACCAGCACGTCGAGACGAATGCCCAAGGCGAATTCACCGTCGAATGGAAAGAGCCTGGCATGTATTGGTTGGAAACGTCTTTCCAAGACGAAAACACAACCATTACACAAGCACAAAACCGACGATTAAGCTATGCAGCAACGTTTGAAGTCCTGCCGCAGTAA
- a CDS encoding FtsX-like permease family protein produces MSLSWKLFVAHARQQKVRLLLTALAMIAAIGVVLWVVSAYEAIASQFDEQTDDFIGNYTTFVVPKDADQQISPEVISAVASHPAVESANPVTQFKMMFRRANPLPDAGAPPRRFWPSVVGTDSPESRYPLMEGRWLDPNSQTESVVSSGVSDALGLKPGDAIRFRTVNGEVVDLDVVGIVQQPESEVEFAMTRTKGGAPGGVNRGPASLAAYVPMQLVPTLTGDTHPTNLIEVRMRPSKTADVLEDAIASANPAVELLRTDDIRSKISSGFEAEGARKQAYFVTALSILASAFIIFTTLSMGVNERARQMAVLRAVGLRRFQVAQLVFVEALVLAVFGWVGGLLGGWILLQLLANATPSLFPNGVQLGLASILLTGLCSFLGAILASILPIWKATRISPLEAMAPTPMRPKSGRWYVMATVVSLMLIAINPLLVYAVGMPEGVRFVLILLVGAPATVLGFALLAPLVVLGVERILSPLIAWIMRIQTGLVKSQLSTNMWRTTGIAASLMLGLGLYTATQVWGYSMLGGFMPGRWTPDTIVKFAEGIPREQYEQICQVTGIDSNRCLTAAVEQTKLVGDPLKAAERDSAVRQDNVSLVGLDTEKAFAGNNPLFQLRFVQGNREDALAKLQKGRFCLVPDTFDRLAGLKVGDTITMIPPNRPKEPVEYTIAGIVSMPGSNWITKTTGIRRHFVRTAGIVFAPEEEVREDFALPMLEYLWLDPQSGINDEQLKEALQAVVASAEKTSQRESAQQGIGPGRRVGGLSRDELQVTSLEDVRNSMRRRGGAAVGAMGWLPLITLLVVSLGIVNTMAASVRARRWEFGILRAIGLRRLGLVKLVLSEAIMIGLVASALSLLFGILTGWTCLGLVRYVSNQWFEGVSTPLVVPWSSLVFGYALTFTLCFLAALWPAISSGRTEPLTLLQAGRAST; encoded by the coding sequence ATGAGCTTGTCTTGGAAGTTGTTTGTCGCCCACGCACGGCAGCAAAAAGTACGATTACTCCTGACGGCGTTGGCAATGATTGCCGCAATTGGTGTCGTTCTGTGGGTTGTCTCAGCATATGAAGCGATCGCGTCACAATTTGACGAACAAACCGACGACTTTATCGGCAATTACACAACGTTCGTTGTGCCCAAAGATGCAGATCAACAGATCTCACCGGAAGTTATCAGTGCCGTAGCCAGCCATCCGGCTGTAGAGTCGGCCAATCCTGTTACTCAATTCAAAATGATGTTTCGACGGGCGAATCCATTGCCTGATGCAGGGGCACCTCCGCGACGGTTTTGGCCGAGCGTTGTCGGAACCGATTCGCCCGAATCTCGCTACCCACTTATGGAAGGGAGATGGCTCGACCCTAACTCTCAAACTGAGTCCGTTGTCAGCAGCGGAGTATCTGATGCACTCGGGCTGAAACCAGGGGACGCAATACGATTCAGAACAGTGAACGGTGAAGTCGTTGATTTGGATGTCGTTGGTATTGTTCAACAACCTGAGTCAGAGGTTGAGTTTGCCATGACGCGTACCAAAGGCGGAGCGCCTGGCGGCGTGAACCGAGGCCCCGCTTCGCTGGCTGCCTACGTTCCAATGCAACTCGTGCCAACACTTACTGGTGATACGCACCCAACTAATCTGATCGAAGTCCGTATGCGTCCTTCCAAGACAGCAGATGTTTTGGAGGATGCAATCGCATCTGCGAATCCGGCCGTTGAGCTACTTCGTACAGATGACATCCGCTCGAAGATCTCGTCTGGATTTGAAGCGGAAGGGGCACGGAAACAGGCATACTTTGTGACCGCACTGTCCATCCTGGCATCTGCGTTCATCATTTTCACGACGTTAAGTATGGGCGTGAACGAACGCGCTCGACAAATGGCAGTACTCCGTGCGGTCGGCCTTCGACGATTTCAAGTCGCGCAGCTGGTCTTCGTCGAGGCACTTGTCCTTGCCGTCTTTGGTTGGGTCGGCGGATTGCTTGGAGGCTGGATATTGCTTCAGCTTCTAGCCAATGCAACGCCATCGCTCTTTCCCAACGGAGTGCAGTTGGGTCTTGCGAGCATACTGTTGACAGGATTGTGCTCGTTTCTTGGAGCCATACTAGCTTCAATACTTCCTATTTGGAAAGCCACACGGATCAGTCCATTGGAAGCCATGGCCCCGACACCGATGCGACCAAAATCTGGTCGATGGTACGTTATGGCGACTGTCGTTAGCCTGATGCTAATCGCGATCAATCCTTTATTGGTTTATGCGGTAGGAATGCCGGAAGGGGTTCGATTCGTCTTGATATTGCTGGTAGGCGCGCCAGCAACGGTGCTTGGTTTCGCATTGTTGGCTCCACTTGTCGTACTTGGTGTGGAACGCATTTTGAGCCCATTAATTGCATGGATCATGCGGATTCAAACTGGGCTCGTCAAAAGCCAATTAAGCACCAACATGTGGCGAACGACCGGAATTGCTGCATCGTTAATGCTGGGGCTTGGGCTCTATACCGCAACGCAGGTTTGGGGATATTCGATGCTTGGCGGCTTTATGCCAGGGCGTTGGACACCGGACACGATTGTTAAATTTGCCGAGGGAATTCCAAGAGAGCAATACGAGCAGATTTGCCAAGTCACAGGTATCGACTCGAATCGTTGTCTGACCGCTGCCGTAGAGCAAACGAAGCTTGTCGGCGATCCACTTAAAGCGGCAGAGCGAGATTCTGCCGTTCGCCAGGATAACGTTTCTCTCGTCGGTCTTGATACCGAAAAAGCTTTCGCTGGAAATAACCCACTGTTTCAACTTCGCTTCGTTCAAGGTAACCGAGAAGATGCACTAGCGAAGTTACAGAAGGGGCGATTTTGTTTAGTACCAGATACCTTTGATCGTCTGGCTGGTCTAAAGGTTGGCGATACGATTACGATGATCCCTCCTAACCGTCCCAAGGAGCCCGTCGAATATACGATTGCAGGTATCGTATCGATGCCTGGTTCGAATTGGATAACTAAAACCACAGGTATTCGTCGTCATTTCGTCCGCACCGCAGGCATCGTCTTCGCCCCGGAAGAAGAAGTGCGTGAAGATTTTGCTTTGCCGATGCTTGAATATCTCTGGCTAGACCCACAATCAGGGATAAATGACGAACAGCTAAAGGAAGCTTTGCAGGCCGTTGTTGCTTCAGCAGAAAAGACCAGCCAGCGCGAGTCCGCTCAACAAGGAATTGGCCCTGGACGTCGGGTCGGGGGACTTTCTCGGGATGAATTGCAAGTGACGTCCTTGGAAGATGTTCGCAACAGTATGCGGCGTCGCGGAGGGGCTGCCGTTGGCGCCATGGGGTGGCTTCCACTGATTACGCTTTTAGTGGTGTCACTAGGCATCGTGAATACGATGGCTGCTTCTGTCCGTGCTCGACGCTGGGAGTTTGGCATTCTAAGGGCGATTGGTCTACGCCGACTTGGCCTGGTCAAACTTGTACTATCAGAGGCAATCATGATTGGCTTGGTTGCAAGTGCTCTTAGCTTGCTATTTGGAATATTGACGGGATGGACCTGTCTTGGCTTGGTTCGTTATGTCAGCAATCAATGGTTTGAAGGTGTCAGTACACCGTTGGTTGTTCCGTGGTCGTCGCTCGTGTTTGGCTATGCTCTTACGTTCACACTTTGCTTCCTTGCAGCGTTGTGGCCCGCGATTTCGTCTGGAAGGACAGAACCGCTAACACTTCTGCAAGCAGGTCGTGCATCGACGTAA
- a CDS encoding ABC transporter ATP-binding protein has product MTTRPSSPLVVHGIRKQFKRAQTSITALSKVNLTAQVGEFIVIMGASGSGKSTLLHAIAGLTDVDSGKVIVNGQDLSQLNDVRLTKFRGKEIGLVFQAFNLIPSLSAEDNIRLPAPVSSTLSDRVNHLLQRLNLIERRLHKPGALSGGEQQRVAIARALICDPAILLADEPTGSLDYDAGQQICQLLSELSREQGRTILAVTHEPNVAMWADRVVVMRDGNNVAEFVPDGSRDPQSVALQYQSLLRDGVGAV; this is encoded by the coding sequence ATGACTACCCGACCATCGTCGCCGCTGGTCGTACATGGAATACGCAAGCAATTTAAGCGTGCTCAAACATCGATTACTGCTCTCAGCAAAGTCAACCTTACGGCGCAGGTTGGCGAGTTCATTGTCATCATGGGAGCTTCCGGATCTGGCAAGAGTACGTTGTTGCATGCAATTGCCGGACTAACAGACGTCGATAGCGGAAAGGTGATCGTTAACGGCCAAGACCTTTCACAATTGAACGATGTGCGATTGACCAAATTTCGCGGAAAGGAAATTGGCCTCGTTTTTCAAGCTTTCAATCTCATTCCAAGCTTGTCTGCGGAAGATAACATTCGACTTCCGGCTCCGGTTAGTTCTACTTTAAGTGATCGCGTCAATCATTTACTTCAGCGGTTGAACCTTATCGAGAGGCGATTACATAAGCCAGGCGCTTTGTCAGGTGGCGAACAGCAACGAGTGGCTATTGCACGAGCGTTAATTTGTGACCCTGCGATTTTATTAGCCGATGAGCCGACGGGAAGTTTAGACTACGACGCAGGCCAACAAATCTGCCAACTTTTGTCGGAGCTATCGCGAGAGCAAGGGCGTACCATTTTGGCAGTTACTCACGAACCAAATGTAGCCATGTGGGCCGATCGTGTCGTTGTTATGAGAGATGGCAACAACGTTGCCGAATTTGTACCTGATGGCTCACGTGATCCACAGTCCGTTGCGTTGCAATATCAAAGTCTTCTTCGTGATGGCGTCGGGGCCGTTTGA
- a CDS encoding alpha/beta hydrolase translates to MKLAGILHLLIYLVIALGIILTHSQVSADEVPPPKAAQVSESEYVFPNAEVFDLKSKEGREYRIFVATPEGNTVPSDLPVLYVLDANAYFPLAASLNRLRSRGSVGGAIVVGIGYPSDGQFDMQRRTFDMTTKADPAKLPPSRGGRGWPESGGADQFLSFIVNELKPRIVEKYSASSSDHAIVGHSFGGLFVMHAFFTQPNAFQTYIAISPSGWWNDYALLTAERQFVKNVQSLAAPKKLFIEVGELELAGNQGPAAALDPTAASTAFGTTADFANRLMQIKSDKLEVKYREFSGENHGTVVPPALIEAFHFAFPQSHRSGPMRRRETN, encoded by the coding sequence ATGAAACTTGCTGGCATACTCCACCTGCTGATTTACCTCGTTATTGCTCTGGGTATTATCCTGACACATTCGCAAGTTTCCGCGGATGAGGTTCCACCGCCGAAAGCGGCCCAGGTATCAGAGAGTGAGTATGTCTTTCCCAATGCAGAAGTTTTTGATCTGAAGTCAAAAGAAGGTCGGGAGTATCGGATATTTGTCGCAACGCCCGAAGGGAACACCGTTCCTTCGGATTTACCAGTGCTTTATGTACTCGATGCGAATGCTTATTTTCCTCTGGCGGCCAGTTTAAATCGCTTGCGATCGCGAGGCTCGGTGGGTGGAGCGATTGTCGTTGGGATTGGCTATCCATCGGATGGACAGTTCGACATGCAGCGTCGAACGTTCGACATGACAACGAAAGCAGATCCGGCTAAGCTGCCCCCATCGCGAGGCGGTCGAGGTTGGCCGGAGTCTGGCGGCGCGGACCAATTTCTTAGTTTCATTGTCAACGAACTGAAACCAAGAATCGTCGAGAAGTATTCGGCAAGTTCCTCGGATCACGCGATCGTCGGCCATTCCTTTGGTGGACTGTTTGTGATGCATGCCTTCTTCACCCAGCCTAATGCATTTCAAACCTACATTGCGATCAGCCCGAGCGGTTGGTGGAATGACTATGCACTTTTAACCGCTGAAAGACAGTTCGTGAAGAACGTCCAAAGTTTGGCCGCGCCCAAAAAGCTTTTTATCGAAGTCGGCGAATTAGAGTTGGCCGGAAATCAAGGACCTGCCGCGGCGTTAGACCCTACCGCTGCTAGTACCGCCTTTGGAACGACGGCCGATTTCGCGAATCGACTGATGCAAATTAAGTCGGATAAGCTGGAGGTGAAATATCGAGAGTTCTCAGGTGAAAATCATGGTACGGTTGTTCCGCCTGCATTGATCGAGGCATTTCACTTTGCGTTCCCACAGTCACATCGCTCCGGTCCAATGCGTCGACGGGAAACAAACTGA
- a CDS encoding PepSY-associated TM helix domain-containing protein, whose translation MTSSTTSDAKEKASRDKKRRAYWMRTMIQWHWISSAISLVGMLLFTITGITLNHPSEITVEPTVTTLTAEIPSDMLVSLNEQTTEEDAPLPRELSKWLSGQFGKTVGSRPAEWSEEEIYLSMQGPGSDAWLAIDRETGFVEYEHTNRGWISYFNDLHKGRNTGVAWKWFIDIFAVATLIFCITGLFLLYFHARHRRMTWPLVTLGLILPLLLAMLFIH comes from the coding sequence GTGACTTCCTCAACGACGAGTGACGCAAAAGAAAAAGCCAGTCGCGACAAGAAACGCCGCGCCTACTGGATGCGAACGATGATCCAGTGGCATTGGATCAGCTCGGCAATCAGCCTGGTCGGAATGCTGCTCTTCACCATCACTGGCATCACGCTCAATCATCCCAGCGAGATTACCGTTGAACCAACCGTGACGACGCTGACGGCCGAGATTCCCTCGGACATGCTGGTTTCTTTGAACGAACAAACCACGGAAGAAGATGCCCCGCTTCCCCGAGAATTATCAAAATGGCTTAGCGGTCAATTTGGCAAAACGGTCGGCTCTCGTCCTGCGGAATGGTCGGAAGAAGAAATCTACTTGTCGATGCAAGGCCCCGGCTCAGATGCCTGGCTGGCAATTGATCGTGAAACTGGTTTCGTTGAATACGAACATACCAACCGTGGTTGGATTTCATACTTCAACGATTTGCACAAGGGTCGCAACACCGGAGTTGCGTGGAAGTGGTTCATCGACATTTTTGCGGTCGCCACGCTGATCTTCTGCATCACCGGATTGTTTCTTCTTTACTTTCACGCACGCCATCGTCGGATGACTTGGCCTTTGGTCACCCTTGGGCTGATTCTCCCCTTGCTTTTGGCAATGCTTTTTATTCATTAA
- a CDS encoding DUF2271 domain-containing protein, with product MSVEIPRLNVSEYHRPYIAVWIQDGNRKVAANLAVWYQMDSPGDEVGTKWLPDLRQWWRRTGRSLDLPVDGVSGATRPAGSHDLKFSESDKQLSGLKPGDYTLIVEAAREVGGRELLEIPFTWPVQKSFKEEVRGKEELGKVSLSIEP from the coding sequence GTGAGTGTTGAGATCCCCAGACTGAACGTGTCGGAGTACCATCGCCCTTACATTGCGGTGTGGATTCAGGACGGCAACCGCAAAGTTGCTGCCAATTTGGCCGTCTGGTACCAGATGGACTCGCCAGGTGATGAAGTCGGCACGAAGTGGCTTCCCGATCTTCGGCAGTGGTGGCGACGAACCGGTCGAAGTCTCGATCTTCCTGTCGACGGTGTAAGCGGAGCCACGCGTCCTGCTGGCTCTCACGATCTGAAATTCTCAGAATCCGATAAGCAGTTGTCTGGCCTCAAGCCTGGCGATTACACCCTCATCGTCGAAGCGGCGCGCGAAGTTGGCGGCCGAGAATTGCTTGAAATTCCATTCACTTGGCCTGTTCAAAAATCATTCAAAGAAGAAGTGCGCGGTAAAGAGGAGTTAGGCAAAGTTTCGCTCTCGATTGAGCCGTAA
- a CDS encoding ABC transporter ATP-binding protein, producing the protein MSNETSPNQNAADSPPLRTENLVKTFRQGANQVNALNGVTLSVQSGEFTAIMGPSGCGKSTLLHVMAGLTRPDTGSVFVEGEKLSSLSDAKLTDFRRRRIGLVFQQFNLVTALTAIENVMLPLLAEGSRPNVDAKQRATQLLERLGLGDRLGHRPDAMSGGEQQRVAIARALVTDPAIILADEPTGSLDSGNGNAICSLLKELNEEEGRSIVMVTHEPAVAAWANRIVVMKDGTVCSDWKAEQVPDAQSLAIRYQEIVSGQTTVGAV; encoded by the coding sequence ATGTCGAACGAGACATCCCCAAACCAAAACGCCGCCGATTCACCCCCATTACGCACGGAAAACCTCGTAAAAACGTTCCGCCAGGGAGCGAACCAAGTCAACGCTTTGAACGGCGTTACGCTCTCCGTTCAATCGGGTGAATTCACCGCAATCATGGGACCGAGCGGTTGCGGCAAAAGTACTCTGCTGCATGTGATGGCAGGGCTTACGCGTCCTGATACCGGATCGGTTTTTGTCGAAGGTGAGAAGCTTTCGAGCTTATCGGACGCCAAGCTGACCGATTTTCGACGTCGCAGAATCGGCTTGGTGTTTCAGCAGTTCAATCTGGTCACCGCATTGACCGCCATCGAAAACGTAATGCTGCCTCTCTTGGCGGAAGGAAGCCGTCCGAATGTCGATGCAAAGCAGCGAGCCACCCAGCTTCTAGAACGCCTCGGTCTTGGCGATCGCCTCGGACATCGGCCCGATGCGATGAGTGGTGGCGAACAACAGCGAGTCGCGATCGCTCGAGCATTGGTGACGGACCCCGCAATCATCTTAGCCGATGAGCCGACAGGTAGTCTCGATTCCGGAAACGGAAATGCGATTTGTTCGCTTCTAAAAGAACTCAACGAAGAAGAAGGGCGAAGCATCGTAATGGTGACGCATGAACCTGCGGTTGCGGCATGGGCAAATCGTATCGTCGTTATGAAAGATGGAACAGTTTGTTCTGACTGGAAAGCGGAGCAGGTACCGGATGCCCAGTCTCTCGCGATTCGCTATCAGGAGATCGTCTCCGGCCAAACAACGGTAGGTGCTGTATGA